A window of Harpia harpyja isolate bHarHar1 chromosome 23, bHarHar1 primary haplotype, whole genome shotgun sequence contains these coding sequences:
- the CAND1 gene encoding cullin-associated NEDD8-dissociated protein 1, with the protein MASASYHISNLLEKMTSSDKDFRFMATNDLMTELQKDSIKLDDDSERKVVKMILKLLEDKNGEVQNLAVKCLGPLVSKVKEYQVETIVDTLCTNMLSDKEQLRDISSIGLKTVIGELPPASSGSALAANVCKKITGRLTSAIAKQEDVSVQLEALDIMADMLSRQGGLLVNFHPSILTCLLPQLTSPRLAVRKRTIIALGHLVMSCGNMVFVDLIEHLLTELSKNDSMSTTRTYIQCIAAISRQAGHRIGEYLEKIIPLVVKFCNVDDDELREYCIQAFESFVRRCPKEVYPHVSTIINICLKYLTYDPNYNYDDEDEDENAMDADGGDDDDQGSDDEYSDDDDMSWKVRRAAAKCLDAVVSTRHEMLPEFYKTVSPALIARFKEREENVKADVFHAYLSLLKQTRPVQSWLCDPDAMEQGETPLTMLQSQVPNIVKALHKQMKEKSVKTRQCCFNMLTELVNVLPGALTQHVPVLVPGIIFSLNDKSSSSNLKIDALSCLYVILCNHSPQVFHPHVQALVPPVVACVGDPFYKITSEALLVTQQLVKVIRPLDQPSSFDATPYIKDLFTCTIKRLKAADIDQEVKERAISCMGQIICSLGDSLGTDLPSTLQIFLERLKNEITRLTTVKAMTLIAGSPLKIDLRPILGEGVPILASFLRKNQRALKLGTLSALDILIKNYSDSLTAAMIDAVLDELPPLISESDMHVSQMAISFLTTLAKVYPSSLSKISGSILNELIGLVRSPLLQGGALSAMLEFFQALVVTGTNNLGYMDLLRMLTGPVYSQSTALTHKQSYYSIAKCVAALTRACPKEGPAVVGQFIQDVKNSRSTDSIRLLALLSLGEVGHHIDLSGQIELKSVILEAFSSPSEEVKSAASYALGSISVGNLPEYLPFVLQEITSQPKRQYLLLHSLKEIISSASVIGLKPYVENIWALLLKHCECAEEGTRNVVAECLGKLTLIDPETLLPRLKGYLASGSSYARSSVVTAVKFTISDHPQPIDPLLKNCIGDFLKTLEDPDLNVRRVALVTFNSAAHNKPSLIRDLLDTVLPHLYNETKVRKELIREVEMGPFKHTVDDGLDIRKAAFECMYTLLDSCLDRLDIFEFLNHVEDGLKDHYDIKMLTFLMLVRLSTLCPSAVLQRLDRLVEPLRATCTTKVKANSVKQEFEKQDELKRSAMRAVAALLTIPEAEKSPLMSEFQSQISSNPELAAIFESIQKDSSSTNLESMDTT; encoded by the exons CCTTGGCCCTTTGGTGAGTAAAGTGAAGGAGTATCAAGTGGAGACCATTGTAGATACCCTCTGTACAAACATGCTTTCGGATAAAGAACAGTTACGTGACATTTCAAGCATTGGCCTTAAAACTGTGATTGGAGAACTCCCCCCAGCTTCCAGTG GTTCTGCATTAGCGGCTAATGTTTGTAAAAAGATCACAGGGCGTCTCACTAGTGCTATAGCCAAGCAGGAAGATGTGTCTGTTCAACTGGAGGCACTGGATATCATggctgatatgctgagcag GCAAGGAGGACTGCTTGTTAACTTCCATCCTTCAATTCTGACCTGTCTGCTCCCCCAGCTGACTAGCCCCAGACTTGCTGTGAGGAAAAGAACCATCATTGCTCTTGGTCACCTGGTTATGAGTTGTGGCAATATGGTTTTTGTTGACCTCATTGAACATCTGTTGACAGAGCTGTCTAAAAATGATTCCATGTCAACAACTAGGACCTATATACAGTGTATTGCTGCTATCAGTAGGCAAGCAGGTCATAGAATag GTGAATATCTCgagaaaataattcctttggTTGTAAAGTTTTGTAATGTAGATGATGATGAACTACGGGAGTATTGCATTCAAGCCTTTGAATCCTTTGTTAGGAG ATGTCCTAAAGAAGTTTATCCTCATGTATCTACTATTATAAACATTTGTCTTAAATATCTTACCTATGATCCTAATTACAAttatgatgatgaagatgaagatgaaaatGCTATGGATGctgatggtggtgatgatgatgatcaAG ggAGCGATGATGAATATAGTGATGATGATGACATGAGCTGGAAAGTGAGGCGCGCAGCTGCTAAATGTCTGGATGCAGTGGTTAGCACACGACATGAAATGCTTCCAGAATTCTACAAAACTGTATCTCCTGCTTTAATAGCCAGATTCAAAGAACGTGAAGAGAATGTTAAAGCAGATGTTTTTCATGCatatctttctcttttaaaacaaactcGACCTGTGCAAAGTTGGCTTTGTGATCCTGATGCAATGGAACAAGGAGAGACACCTTTGACAATGCTTCAGAGTCAG GTCCCCAACATAGTTAAAGCCTTGCACAAACAGATGAAGGAGAAAAGTGTGAAAACTCGTCAGTGTTGCTTTAACATGCTGACTGAGCTAGTAAATGTATTACCTGGAGCTCTAACACAACATGTACCTGTACTTGTACCAG gaataATTTTTTCACTGAATGACAAATCAAGTTCTTCTAATCTGAAGATAGATGCTTTGTCCTGTTTGTATGTGATCCTCTGCAATCATTCTCCCCAAGTCTTTCATCCTCATGTTCAAGCATTGGTACCTCCAGTTGTAGCTTGTGTTGGAGATCCATTTTACAAGATAACATCAGAGGCGCTTTTGGTTACCCAACAACTTGTGAAGGTCATTCGTCCTTTAGACCAGCCTTCTTCCTTTGATGCTACTCCTTACATCAAAGATTTGTTTACTTGTACAATCAAGAGATTAAAGGCTGCTGACATTGATCAGGAGGTGAAAGAAAGGGCAATATCTTGCATGGGTCAAATCATTTGTAGCCTTGGTGACAGCCTAGGCACTGACCTGCCTAGTACACTTCAGATCTTCCTAGAGAGACTGAAGAATGAGATCACTCGGTTAACTACAGTGAAGGCCATGACATTGATTGCTGGTTCTCCTCTGAAGATAGATTTGAGACCAATCCTTGGGGAAGGAGTTCCTATTCTTGCTTCTTTTTTGAGGAAGAACCAGCGAGCTTTGAAACTGGGCACTCTTTCTGCTCTagatattttaattaagaattacAGTGACAGCTTGACAGCTGCCATGATTGATGCTGTCCTGGATGAGCTTCCACCTCTGATTAGTGAAAGTGATATGCATGTATCACAGATGGCCATCAGTTTTCTGACAACACTGGCTAAAGTATATCCTTCCTCCCTGTCAAAGATTAGTGGGTCCATTCTCAATGAACTTATTGGGCTGGTGAGATCACCTCTGCTTCAGGGTGGAGCACTTAGTGCCATGCTAGAATTTTTCCAAGCTTTGGTTGTGACTGGTACAAATAACTTAGGCTATATGGATTTACTGCGCATGTTAACGGGTCCAGTGTACTCGCAGAGCACAGCACTTACTCACAAGCAGTCTTACTATTCCATTGCCAAATGTGTTGCTGCCCTTACTCGAGCCTGCCCTAAGGAAGGACCGGCTGTTGTAGGTCAGTTCATTCAAGATGTCAAGAACTCAAGGTCCACAGATTCCATTCGGcttttggctttgctttctcttGGGGAAGTTGGGCATCACATTGACTTAAGTGGACAAATTGAGCTGAAGTCTGTAATATTAGAAGCATTCTCTTCTCCTAGTGAGGAAGTCAAATCAGCGGCATCTTACGCATTAGGCAGTATTAGTGTTGGCAATCTTCCTGAGTATCTGCCATTTGTCTTACAAGAAATAACCAGTCAACCTAAGAGGCAATACCTTCTTCTTCATTCCTTGAAAGAAATAATTAGCTCTGCATCAGTGATTGGTCTCAAACCATATGTTGAGAACATCTGGGCCTTACTCCTGAAACACTGCGAATGTGCAGAAGAGGGTACAAGGAATGTTGTTGCTGAATGCTTGGGCAAGCTTACGTTAATAGACCCAGAGACTCTGCTTCCACGACTCAAGGGATACTTGGCATCAG GGTCCTCATATGCTCGAAGTTCAGTGGTTACTGCTGTTAAGTTCACTATTTCTGATCATCCACAACCCATAGACCCACTCTTGAAGAACTGCATAG GTGATTTTCTGAAAACGTTGGAGGACCCAGATCTCAATGTCAGGAGAGTAGCCCTAGTGACATTTAACTCAGCTGCACACAATAAACCATCATTAATAAGGGACCTCTTAGATACTGTGCTTCCTCATCTTTACAATGAAACAAAAGTCAGAAAGGAATTAATCAGAGAG GTGGAAATGGGACCATTTAAGCATACAGTTGATGATGGGTTGGACATAAGGAAAGCAGCTTTTGAGTGCATGTATACTCTTTTGGATAGCTGTTTGGATAGACTAGATATATTTGAATTCTTAAACCATGTTGAAGATGGCCTGAAGGATCACTATGATATTAAG ATGCTAACCTTTTTAATGTTGGTGAGACTGTCTACCCTTTGTCCAAGCGCAGTGCTGCAGAGGTTGGATAGGCTTGTTGAACCTTTGCGTGCTACGTGTACAACTAAG GTAAAGGCAAACTCGGTGAAACAGGAGTTTGAAAAGCAAGATGAACTGAAACGTTCTGCTATGAGGGCAGTAGCAGCGCTTCTAACCATTCCAGAAGCAGAGAAGAGTCCATTAATGAGTGAATTTCAGTCACAGATAAGCTCTAACCCTGAGCTGGCAGCCATCTTTGAAAGTATCCAAAAAGATTCATCATCCACTAACTTGGAATCAATGGACACTACTTAG